The genomic segment ACCTTGTTTCAACTATTAATTTTAGACCGAAGAGTTTTTACCATAATTACGGTAAAAACTCTTCGGCATATATCTACCACCTACCGTTTTAATTACGGTAgcaaaaaaacctaataatattggatattatcttttttttaacatgtaaTTACTTATCATAcacttttacaaatatttataaaacgtcgttaaatatcagttattttaattgtaataagacAAATCCTCGAATAGGTGACTAAgcgtttcttaaaatatttttgatctgTAAACATCATAGCGCTTCGTACACGATAGAGGCTAACTGAGACTTCTAGTGTCAGTGAATAATCGTATTCTAGAACTTTAAAAATGCACATGTGAACGCAAATGGACGTTCATACGCACACACTTTAAATCTAAAATCTAACTACTAcactaaaatcatataaaaaaaactacgcgTCTCCGCGGAGTGAAAGGGCTGTCGTTTGAAAAAGGCAACCGTAGGCACATAAACTGATAGACCGTAGACAGAAAAACTGATAGACGTAATGACGATTttcttctcacttacacaagaaaaagaacgaaaattacgttacaaatgttttagacagagatagaattatcaaatcttttgtcccttatcgcgtaaccagttttatcAAGGTCGGCTACTCAAGTAGCAAAACAATCTaaacagttggtgcgttcattgtgtttattgttaaatttttgattatttttattttggaaaatgattctaatccagtgaaaagacggagaaataatctttatatcatatcgaagattatacaatggtgcattgtcgtattatttcatgttaaagcgatagcaagaaaaaaattgctggcgtgtgttttcacgcttAAGTTCGACGGTTTTGTCCCTAAGtgtagtttctcagtgatgattatttatgtttctctgtctacgggaGCAACCAACCCTAAATTCGATGTAAATTTCTAACGTCAACTCcagtttatatgtattatctatGTGCCAACCCCAGGCCATACATTATCATAGCCCCTGCCccataactgtatttatttcaaactataataattacagtatttaatttgaattaaaatataactttttcaaTTCAGGCctttattttgcttttaaaaagaAGCTCTAccgtatttgaaatataaattagcaCATAATTTCAAAAAGTCTTCTGTATTTTAGAGTTGGCAGCACTGGGCATAGTCCACAGAGAAAGGAAAAAGGTATCTGAAAAGAATATGTACACAGTATAAACAAAGAAACGTCAAAATAACCTCACTTTACagatttaagttttaaatcttACAAAAAAATCACACGATATTTCAAATTTGTAACTTTAAGAAGTGTTAAATATCaacaatagaaatatattaaggtATGAAAATAACATTTCGAATGTTTCAACTGCTGTCatagttttagttttgtttactttttgtcCTTATATTATACCTACCAGTACCAGTATCTACTTACGAGACGGActttggtaaaaaaaattaaatatctagtCGATCAGTTCTATGGcgttcaattattataaaatctttagtTCTTCTATATTAAGTTGATACTTGTTAGTGAAAAAGATATCAAAAATAAGAAAGTTTTTATATCAGCctacgatttatatattatatggctttatatttgtcatattttcaaataatagaaaaatttattttacagtaaTAACAGTAAAGttatacgatatatatttataaaactttattatctcTACCTGATTAAGTCATGATTATTGAAGTGTTTACAATCGCAGtgttctataataattattggaaAGTTTTCAAATATGGCTTTATACAATGCCGGTAACGATGTGTTCTTAAACAATACTAACGACTTGTCAAACGATAATCATATTTATGAAGACTTGTCCATAATTCCATTAGAAAAGGACAGTTTTGGTAAGTTCCTCTCAAGATATGTATGAAGTTTCCTATATaggttattttgtaataaatcgatattttataattgtaatattatctttataaattaaattaaacacaacTAACATTGTTTGGTTAAGAAACACCACAATCCAATCATTAGGAACAAAAGTCATAATATTTACAGTGAAGTGACAAGATTTAGCAATAAagttatcattaaataaatgataaattgttatattgtcTTACAGAAAGTGTCTCcttattaacttatataaattgattcagTATATGTTGAATGCCTCtaagtttattaaaagaaaatttcctCTAAATACATTATAGGTCATGATATTTCttccaaatataatattatgtatatatattaaagattgcATGTAAACAACAGGTAGAATAGGCATGACTTACTTTCTTAATAAGGAATATATTGAACTTGAAATAATTTGTCATTATCAAATTTTGATGATGAaaatgtaacttatacaaattaagcttatGGTTCATATTCAACAACtgaataaaattacattgtatAATTGACTTATTTCCTATAAAATGTAGTGCATATATCTTATAGTCTATTgacatatttatagaaaatggGCCTtacatatgtacaaataaaaaataaatatctaatgcAAAAAGTAGCATTTGTTGcagttatacaatttaaatattggtcatgattaacttaatatttttgtgtgaaTCAATGAAGCTTTTTTTACCAAacataacacaaaatatattaggaaattataatttgctattttgacatgtgtaattttttatttagcaatatGTGAATTGTGCGGACGAGTTGGTCGTCGGGGTCAATTTTACTCACGGAATACTAAATTTTGCTCATTGAGATGTCATGCAAGTAGTACTAGACGACGTTATTGTAATTGGAGGTTTAAGCTGATGGAAGGAGCAGAACATATGGCGGGCTTAATTCCCTTAGAACCACTGCCTCAATTACAGCATTGGCAGGCTAGTTTTAATGATTTACAGGTAACAAAAATGATACAAATTCACATTTGACTTATCATGAATTGAATGTGcgtgaaaacatattttttttattttttggtttcCAATTGTTGTAAATGATGtcaaaataatcaaatcatgctgatttaaataatgtattgaataaaaatacaataattcacaagaaaaatagtatacattaatttataagttttgtttttgtataggCTGGGCCTATTAAGCACTCTGCAGCCTTAGTAGCCAACAGCTATGAATGGAAAGATGAATTGTTTGGCTGTGATTTCCTGGCAGCCCCAGTGAGCTTATTCAAGCATGCCCCTTTACATGAAATGTGGGATAATACATTTGAGGGTATGAAAGTGGAAGTAAAGAATTCAGATTGTGAAAATTTTTCGGAAAAATTGAATGATTACTTTTGGGTTGCAACAGTGCTAAAGGTAATGAATGaaacaaattttcaatttcaacggcagtataatttaaatgatttttgttctgtaaaactaatttacattatattatctaaTGAATCACATTTGGTAGTTCtccaaaatgtttataattttaattaatattatatatactcttGTAATTTAGCTTAaatcaatttgaaatataaacacatatctAAGATAATTGTTACTGTCAAATATATCTTATACATAtagtaagtttaattaaatttgagtgtgtataatgttttctttattacacataaatagtttaaaatggGCAAGTACATTTTGCAATATATTCAATTTCCAGGTAAAAGGTTATATGGGTCTTTTGCGTTATGAAGGTTTTGGAAGCGATGATTCAAAAGACTTTTGGGTTAACCTTTGCTGCTCTGAAGTACATCCTGTAGGTTGGTGCGCGACCCGTGGTAAGCCTCTTATACCGCCGCGCAGTATAGAGGATAAATATACTGATTGGAAAAAGTAAGTAAAACATTCAGATAttgtattgatttgaaattacatataaaactttatatgagGGTAATATTTTCTAAAGCCTAAAACCACATATGTAAGTcagaatataaagtttttagaATTCTATAGTATAACAAACTACTTATGTTTCAAAATGCTTGAGATCGCATATTGATTGACATTATCAAGTTCTAAATTAAGtaacatgaattatttttattgaaatgtttgaatgaaaaaaaaagtagatattttttaattgaggATTGAACTAAGTGTAGAGATTTTGAAACAAAAGTTTTGCACCTGAAATTGGCCtatcatttatattcattttttttttataataatttcaaagttgCTCTAAGTCACAAGTCAGGAGTTATTAGCATAGTAAttcaacttttaaaaaaaaaaacatctctgTATAATTAAGAATACAGGGCCAACATGGGGTTGCAtgcaattgattatttttataagttgatACTGATAAATATAACTACACTATACTTAATTGAAGCATGTTGACGTTCTTTGTACTGTAAAGAGCTTTATTTTTCAGATTTCTAGTAAAACAGCTTACTGGTGCGCGAACATTGCCGGCTAATTTTTACACAAAGCTAAATGATAGTCTTGTATCAAGGTTTTCAATAGGATCAATAATGGAAGTAGTagataaaaatagaatttcacAAGTTaaggtaataatatttaattagtttaaattacaaatgttattattaatttagaaaatcctatgaactatataaaattcataaatacttgaataaagatgTTAATGAAATGGTTATGAATAATGCAGGTAGCGAGCGTCTGTGAAATAATTGGCAAGAGGTTACatgttaaatattatgacaGCTCACCAGAAGACAATGGTTTCTGGTGTCATGAGGATTCACCTCTCATCCATCCAGTCGGTTGGGCGTTCAGAGTTGGCCATCCACTGGATGCACCTCAGAGTTATTGCCAACGAGTCGCAGCTGGAAGATACATTCCTAACGATACTACTATTGAAATGTTTTACAAGTATCCAAGTGATGAACCACCATTATTTTCTGAAGGAATGAAACTCGAAGCCATAGATCCTCTCAACCTATCAGCCGTGTGCGCTGCGACTGTGATGCAAATTCTGAATGAGGGTTACATGATGATAAGGATAGATTGCTACCCAGCTGACGCGTCTGGTGCCGACTGGTTTTGCTACCATCAACGATCACCGTGTATCTTCCCCGTGGGATTCGCCCTTTCGAACAACATTCCTCTGGTTCCGCCGGCTGGGTATGTATCTCGAAATCGATcaatgaatgttttattaaagtattttcattttGCTGCAAAGAACAGGGATAAAACCCCGTAGTAAGcagattttatatgatatataatatcctgggcgTTTCCGGCAGCACGTCGGCGGAGCAGTTCCGCTGGGAGGAGCACCTGCAGGGCGCAGGCGCGGCGGGGCGGGCGCTGTTCGCGACGCGCGGACACGTGGTGTCGCACGGGTTCGTGGCCGGCATGCGCCTCGAGTGCGCCGACCTCATGGACCCGCGCCTCGTGTGCGTGGCCACCGTCGCGCGCGTCGTGGCCGACCTGCTCAAGGTACCACGACTCCGTTGCGTGTAGTATGCAAGCTATCctttcattatataaacaacATAACAAATCACTGCGTTACCGGACCGCAGGTGCACTTCGATGGGTGGGGCTCGGAGTACGACCAGTGGCTGTGGGCGCACAGCACGGACGTGTACCCCGTGGGCTGGTGCCGCGCCGTGGGCCACCGCCTGGAGGGCCCGCTGCAgccgccgccgcgcgccgcgcgccgcccccccgcgcgcgccgcccgccgccgccgccgcctcgGTGCGTGCGACTTACACTATTATGATTCCAGCGGCGTGATAGAATCGGCTACTTATGAGGATAGAAGGCTTCCGTCAGCAGAGGACATTTGCCGGCtgttacttttaacttttattaaatcgaGTTCCGATAAACTAatggtttaaaattaatggtTATGTTAATTCTGCTATCCAACTTATATAATCAATTGAatcagaattattatttatcggaactcgatttaattaaagtagtttaagtatttaaaaatgaaatgtatttttaataaatcgacATCTTCATCGACGGTCTAGCGTTGGTCGTGCGGAAGACGACGCAACTAAAGTCCGTCGAGGAGTTGTTATTTTGTAACTATAGTACGGGAGGCATGTTTTCAACGTTCGCCTAATACTTTTTCAGCAACGAAAGTTTCTTCTCAACCTCCAAACACAACTGAAGAGAGTTCTCAAAACTCAGACATGGGAGACACAAAGAGCCTCTCCCCTCCCACTAGTGTGTCAGAAATATCAGCGGACACGGAACTACGACCCGACGATCAGACATCTTGCCATAAAATGGATGTGGACCACGAGTCCAAGATTGAACCGCCTAAAGAACGACTTGAACACATCAAACAGGATAAATTGgttagttttagtttttgttgGTAATAGCAAACCAACAGTTTTATGTatggaaaattaatattttgttgtgcattttcttttttgttaaacgtttctttaattctaattttaatgtatactaattctaattttaatgtatactagtcttttgaaaacaatttcaagctaattaaaaaataaatgatttgatcaaaaagtttaaaaaataccaattttaataaatattaattgctttatttattaaaatgacatcaaaaaaacttatttattcacAGAATACTACTGCAGATGTTTTGCAAGATTACTCTGAGGATGGAAAGAAAGAATCACCAGAGGTTCCATTAAAGAGTGAAGACGACAAAGTGATACCCAGACTAGTCAATACCAGTGTACCCTTAGACATACTGAATTCAGTTGACCCAGAAAACTGGACGACAGCTGACGTCGCCAAGTTCCTCACAGTCAATGACTGCCAACCCTACTGTGACAACTTCAACCATATAACAGGGTCCATGATGCTCCAGTTATCTAAAGATGAAATAATAGAGCTCCTTGAAATGAAAGTAGGACCATCCTTAAAAATATTCGACCTTATCCAGCAATTAAAGTGTAAAATTAAGCAGCCTCAGTGCAGATTACTTAGTAGCTTCAAGTAATATTTGCTTTGGGATGAGTTATCCTACATAAAGAGACTATTTAGGTGATAATAGTTTTAGTTTGAGCAgtttatatatcattacatGGTGAAAACGGCTTTGTTAGTGTAGCTAGCAGTGTTGGAatgactattttataaaatagtttttgcaCATTTGGTTTGGAATAagaaaagtgtattttttttatgataatcatatttaaaaataatctgtatTGTTTTCCTTAATGGCATATAAGGCACTTGTTTTAGTTGTCTAGACTTTATGAAAGACGTTTCTTTTCCTACAAGtgttagtaaaatattgtaGATTACAAATCCATTTTGGATAAGGCTTTGTGTGGTTGCGAGTTAGATTTTgcatttatgtgttttttacgtatttcctatatttattattaacaatcactataaaataatgctttatattatcataaaaaatttaactattatttctTCAAGTTATAAAGCAATACCCAATGCATTGTTTGGTACTATTGccttaacttatttatttcgaaattttaaaatgagtcgcttcatatttgaaattgaatataaaattctattcaattttttatagttCAACTTTTAAAGGGTACTTTTATTATTGGATTTGTTGTAATCAGTGttggttttttatattagtGTAATGTACGCCGAATTGAGTATcaatttacaaaaatgtattttttcaattgaaataataatgtaagtttAACTACATTTTCTAATAGGAACAGCtggttgttattaaatatatgaaacttTTTACAAAGAGACATGTACCGTGAGAAAATATGTCAAATATGAATATTCGAATTAATCTAAGCTAACGACACGAGACATGATTCTGTGTGAACCAGTTTCAATACTATTATAAAACGAAACtattcgaaaataaattaatgtaaatacctCGCTATTGTATTACTACGTGTATTGAAAAATCAAAGATATCGAATCAGCGTCATTATCAATTTAACATTCTAAATATTCTACGGtctataacaaaatttttaaatgaaatagatgttttaataaaaaaaatattatttataatagaaaatcatGGCAATATTATATCCTAATTagattatcttatttttttaacttacaacACTTTACTTTAACTTGACTATTACAATtactaattaagtatattaaatcaattatttttgttcaaCAAATCAATTTTTCAATTCATAAAAGACCAGGGTACCAAACTCTTCTGTAGATGATTAGAggtcgaatatttatttttaattggataGAAGTTATATAGGAACagaatacaaacaaacattcctaaatatgtaataatttgtatGTCCTAACATCACGTTAAAGTTTAAACAGAACAATATCATTCATCACCATAATAAATAGACTGAAATCATAAATATTGTGACTATGAAATTTTAGATGATAATCAAATTGCCTTTATTTAAGtgacttatattaatatgaccataatattatagaaatacacGTGTTTTAGTGATGATTGCTCCGGAAATAAATAACGCTGATATAGttcatgtttgttttattatttttttatctaaaatacaaaacatcggacggatatttatttcaaaagctgcaaattaatttaatcaccAGAAGATTTCTTTATTTGTCAACAAATCTTGAAGTATTTGATTGGTTAATAATCTGtggataataaaaattatttatatataataattcaaggtaaatatatttaataacccacatatacattttatattgatgtAAGGTTTATAGTTACAACTACAGAATAAATAGCCCGGATACAacaactatttaataatatatattatactagttttcgctcgcGCGATAGGGGGAGGAGGGCTGTCTatgtccttggggttcaagcttgcgccataccaaatttcatcaaaatcggttcagtagtttagccgtgaaagcatagCAGTCACATAGTtacattcacatttataatattatgtattgattTACCTCATTGTGTGATTAGGAACTGTCGGAGCGTATAGAGCGCAACACAAAAGATTCCCTGATCGTTGCGCATGGCATTTGTGGTATTCGGAACACCAGTACATTTCACTTACAGCACCATCAATTACTTCTGTAAAAGAATACAATttgttaaaatacttaaaacatataCAAGTATTTTACGCTGACATTTCCAATATCTAGGCTGCGATTACTTGAGAGAATGTTATTGCGGTCTGCCGCCTTGCGTAcattaatgacaaaaaataattctaattactacacaataacataattcatcttttaatatataaaaaaagtttttcaggCTAGATAAAAGAAAATCACCTCTTTCATCCCCCTCCACTTTCAACTCAGGTGCTAAATTTCTCGCTGTCGTTACATAGAATGTTCGCAATATATCTATACGATGGACCCCAGACATGCCTCGGCTCTTTTGATTAGACCCGTGCAAGTGGCGGGAGAATACACAtcttcttttgtttatatttactaccagtattctaaaaacaaaactttgattatgaaattatgtaatgacaaatatatattaattagtattaataatatattatgttagttCAACTGCCTCATTGCTCTTGCAGCTAAGTTAGCTGCATAAGGCTGCAAACTAAGGTCCAGAGCTCAAACCCCGAATCGAGCCagttaaaaaagtaattggatttattaaatagtatctATATAATTTGACAGTAAATGATAATAAGGAaataagggaaattggctgtcgccttagagagaggggatttgacagtcgctccgggtcacacttggcacaaaggttgtccattgccatacaacgcggaaatgcggcctgcattatgggcagctttgcgtcgggtgggaatcgggagggactattttaaaatttgactataataataaaaattaataatctaaatttaaatcaaatcctatgtaatgatcatgatttctgtaatataaaagtaatattgtaatCAGATACACAATTAGAATTATCATTgtaatattgacaatattttgtaaattactaaataaaaataaaggattaaaatacatttgacaGTCTATCAGAAAGCTGTGTGAGTAGGGTTTATGTCGGAAATCTTACagtaataaatacgtatataaagTATTCAGAGATCGTTTTGgaggtaagaccgactcgtattcCGTGACGACAAATCGCAAGTGGCTCTAACCCTTTCAGGCACTCTCTACTGTCTTGTTGTGTCTGTATATAGCCTACTGTATTCTTCagtgctatatattattataaaattatatttaaaatatatatttcagtatCCATAACATTTAGACACAATGGTGCATATTCTGATGGATTTGAACCTGCATTCTTTGGTTATGGCCGATGCATTTTAATCCATTGGGCGAAACTTGCCtttgtaaaataagtaatataatttaataagtaaaaaaaagtacttgtaatattttatgtatatgtatatcagaaataaaaatattgtttagatatttttttacattataagcaGAAACTTTGCTACATGTTGACATAATATTTGCTTTAAGTTAGTTTCTAGAAAAAcagttatacaaattaaaacataatatctcACCCTATGAACACAGAATCGAAGGAGACACTCAATGGAAAATTTCTAGGATGTAGAAGTTTTGCTTCTTTAATAATATGGGCGTAGCTTTCCCAACATTGGAGGACTATTTCATCTATTTGAGATAGTGGAGGAGTTGCTCCACATATCACCAATACATACACATCTGCTAGAAGTTTGCATGTTACTGCTCTAAATGCAACCTAAAGACAAAGTTTACtgttaaagataaattatttatttaattatgtagcATCATCCATGCATTTACTATAACTATGAAAATGTCTATTATTGTTTGGCAAAAGTgtaggttaataataattttctatctGAAACACCAGAttaactatttcataaaatgtaGTGTAAAATCATTCATCATACACatcatatgaaattttaaaagaaaaaaaacaaaaactttacacTTTAAAACATCCATTATGTTATTTTGTgaacatcattttattttaagtattttttactgAGAAAGTggtataaaactataattataaataaataatataaaatcaactttagtaaagaagaaaaaaattgaGTTTTCCAAATTCTAGACTACCTAATGGAGATGATCACTGGTATGACAGAATAAATAGATAGATTGTGTGATTCCATGGAGCCTCCATGACATATGTTGACACCATATTCAAGTACAAGATCCAATTGCTTAATCAAGTATTAACTAATCAATGTGCATGTTTTATCTGTAGCTAAAAATTTTAGCAGTAAGTCattttggtatatattttagttgattaaattttaacttacatTTGGGCTCATTTGAGGTAAGTAAATAAGAGAATCTCTTAAAGGAACCCCATCTTGAGCAGCTGCTAGCAACAAAAGTAATCTTGCTTCTCTTACATCCAATTCATAAAAATCTGAACTCGTTG from the Nymphalis io chromosome 10, ilAglIoxx1.1, whole genome shotgun sequence genome contains:
- the LOC126771076 gene encoding polycomb protein Sfmbt isoform X1, whose amino-acid sequence is MALYNAGNDVFLNNTNDLSNDNHIYEDLSIIPLEKDSFAICELCGRVGRRGQFYSRNTKFCSLRCHASSTRRRYCNWRFKLMEGAEHMAGLIPLEPLPQLQHWQASFNDLQAGPIKHSAALVANSYEWKDELFGCDFLAAPVSLFKHAPLHEMWDNTFEGMKVEVKNSDCENFSEKLNDYFWVATVLKVKGYMGLLRYEGFGSDDSKDFWVNLCCSEVHPVGWCATRGKPLIPPRSIEDKYTDWKKFLVKQLTGARTLPANFYTKLNDSLVSRFSIGSIMEVVDKNRISQVKVASVCEIIGKRLHVKYYDSSPEDNGFWCHEDSPLIHPVGWAFRVGHPLDAPQSYCQRVAAGRYIPNDTTIEMFYKYPSDEPPLFSEGMKLEAIDPLNLSAVCAATVMQILNEGYMMIRIDCYPADASGADWFCYHQRSPCIFPVGFALSNNIPLVPPAGTSAEQFRWEEHLQGAGAAGRALFATRGHVVSHGFVAGMRLECADLMDPRLVCVATVARVVADLLKVHFDGWGSEYDQWLWAHSTDVYPVGWCRAVGHRLEGPLQPPPRAARRPPARAARRRRRLATKVSSQPPNTTEESSQNSDMGDTKSLSPPTSVSEISADTELRPDDQTSCHKMDVDHESKIEPPKERLEHIKQDKLNTTADVLQDYSEDGKKESPEVPLKSEDDKVIPRLVNTSVPLDILNSVDPENWTTADVAKFLTVNDCQPYCDNFNHITGSMMLQLSKDEIIELLEMKVGPSLKIFDLIQQLKCKIKQPQCRLLSSFK
- the LOC126771076 gene encoding polycomb protein Sfmbt isoform X2 is translated as MEGAEHMAGLIPLEPLPQLQHWQASFNDLQAGPIKHSAALVANSYEWKDELFGCDFLAAPVSLFKHAPLHEMWDNTFEGMKVEVKNSDCENFSEKLNDYFWVATVLKVKGYMGLLRYEGFGSDDSKDFWVNLCCSEVHPVGWCATRGKPLIPPRSIEDKYTDWKKFLVKQLTGARTLPANFYTKLNDSLVSRFSIGSIMEVVDKNRISQVKVASVCEIIGKRLHVKYYDSSPEDNGFWCHEDSPLIHPVGWAFRVGHPLDAPQSYCQRVAAGRYIPNDTTIEMFYKYPSDEPPLFSEGMKLEAIDPLNLSAVCAATVMQILNEGYMMIRIDCYPADASGADWFCYHQRSPCIFPVGFALSNNIPLVPPAGTSAEQFRWEEHLQGAGAAGRALFATRGHVVSHGFVAGMRLECADLMDPRLVCVATVARVVADLLKVHFDGWGSEYDQWLWAHSTDVYPVGWCRAVGHRLEGPLQPPPRAARRPPARAARRRRRLATKVSSQPPNTTEESSQNSDMGDTKSLSPPTSVSEISADTELRPDDQTSCHKMDVDHESKIEPPKERLEHIKQDKLNTTADVLQDYSEDGKKESPEVPLKSEDDKVIPRLVNTSVPLDILNSVDPENWTTADVAKFLTVNDCQPYCDNFNHITGSMMLQLSKDEIIELLEMKVGPSLKIFDLIQQLKCKIKQPQCRLLSSFK
- the LOC126771081 gene encoding protein fuzzy homolog isoform X2; this encodes MFTKCHNLSLINTQVENGTILWKEFCKSVTLIGIATGGLEYDLELLLSCIHDSMVFFIGKKDLENLKNIDQIKRDLRQCYPIIDYLLESLDPNAVPRSTIVLDSIQSMLCPQAQQLQQVLDNYAQTVTGRWACLSIHGHLVATSSDFYELDVREARLLLLLAAAQDGVPLRDSLIYLPQMSPNVAFRAVTCKLLADVYVLVICGATPPLSQIDEIVLQCWESYAHIIKEAKLLHPRNFPLSVSFDSVFIGILVVNINKRRCVFSRHLHGSNQKSRGMSGVHRIDILRTFYVTTARNLAPELKVEGDEREVIDGAVSEMYWCSEYHKCHAQRSGNLLCCALYAPTVPNHTMRLLTNQILQDLLTNKEIFW
- the LOC126771081 gene encoding protein fuzzy homolog isoform X1, with the protein product MSVIAIAVASESGVPIFSRKRGNNDNIQFSTIASLHGINMFTKCHNLSLINTQVENGTILWKEFCKSVTLIGIATGGLEYDLELLLSCIHDSMVFFIGKKDLENLKNIDQIKRDLRQCYPIIDYLLESLDPNAVPRSTIVLDSIQSMLCPQAQQLQQVLDNYAQTVTGRWACLSIHGHLVATSSDFYELDVREARLLLLLAAAQDGVPLRDSLIYLPQMSPNVAFRAVTCKLLADVYVLVICGATPPLSQIDEIVLQCWESYAHIIKEAKLLHPRNFPLSVSFDSVFIGILVVNINKRRCVFSRHLHGSNQKSRGMSGVHRIDILRTFYVTTARNLAPELKVEGDEREVIDGAVSEMYWCSEYHKCHAQRSGNLLCCALYAPTVPNHTMRLLTNQILQDLLTNKEIFW